CGAGAGACACCGGTGTAGTCGGCATGCGACAGAATCGCTCGACGAAACCACTCGGGATACCCGAGCGACTCGAGGATCTCGCAACCGCGGTAGGGGTGATCATCGGCGGAGGGCCAACGCTCGTAGTCGAAGTCATGGAGCAACCCGACAAGCCCCCAATGATCGGCGTCTTCACCGTTTCGTGTCGCGTAGCCGCGCACGGCCGCCTCGACCGCCAGCGCGTGCTGAAGGAGGCCGGGTTTCTTGGTGTACTCATTGAGCAGATGCCACGCGTCCTCTCTATTGGGTGCCCACGCCATTCGATGCCCTTCCCGCCACTGGCAAAACCGTCTCGTATGGTAACTTGGGGTTGGCGCGGACCACAAGATGAACAGACCTTTCGTCTATATCAACATGGCCACGACGGTCGACGGCAAGATCACGTCGGCGCGTCGCGAATACCCTCGATTCACAAGTCCGCTGGACCGCGAGCACATGGATCGGCTACGCGCACGTGCGGATGGCTTGCTGGTCGGTGCGGGGACTCTGAGAGCGGACAACCCGCGGTTGGATGTCCGCACCCAGGCGATGCGCGACTATCGGCTGAAACTAGGTAAGCCTGCGGGACTGCATGCGATCGTCGTCTCGGGGTCTGCGCAGCTGCCCACGGACTCCCGCTTCT
This genomic interval from Acidobacteriota bacterium contains the following:
- a CDS encoding HAD family hydrolase, producing the protein MAWAPNREDAWHLLNEYTKKPGLLQHALAVEAAVRGYATRNGEDADHWGLVGLLHDFDYERWPSADDHPYRGCEILESLGYPEWFRRAILSHADYTGVSRESDLEKTLFACDELCGFLVACALVTPNRSIHDVKVRSVKKKLKSKGFAASVNRDDIRTGAEGLGIPLEDHIAFVLETLCGVADELIS